Below is a genomic region from Coleofasciculus sp. FACHB-1120.
TAAAGTCTGGACATCCGGGTTCAACGGTATGACCCATTTCTTCTAGCAATTGCACAGTTTTTTGGACTGCTTGCCCAGATGTCGAATCGGCTTCGCCTATAGGGGGAATTGCTGTAGAAAAAGCAATCCGCAAAGACCCCAATTTTTGGGCAGTTGCAGCAAGAAAAGTCGTTTCAGGATCGGGCAACCAGTAAGGATCGCCTGCGACATAACCAGACATGACATCCAGAAGGGCGGCAGCATCGGCAACGTTACGCGCCAAGCAGCCATTGGTTGCAATGCCATTTAGATGATCGCCCACGGGTGCATACGACACCCGACCCCTGGAGGGCTTAATGCCGACTAAACCGCAACAAGCGGCGGGACCGCGCACCGAACCGCCGCCATCAGAACCTTGAGCTAGAGCGCACAACCCCGCCGCCGTAGCCGCCGCTGCGCCACCACTCGATCCCCCTGGTGTATAGTCGAGATTCCAGGGATTCCGGGCGGGTGGAAACGCCGGAGGTTCTGTATAAGGGAAAGAACCTAGTTCGGCTGTCGCCGTCTTACCGAGAATCGTAAACCCCGCCAGCTTAATCCGCGTCACCACGGCATCATCATAAGCGGCGATTTTGTCCATCAGCGCCGCTGTTCCGTAGGTACAACGAACACCAGCAACGGGGTTGAGGTCTTTAATCGAAATGGGTACCCCAAAAAAGGGCGGAAATTCCTCTGTGTTGCCTGCCAAGGCTTCCGTCTTTGCCTTGGCATCGGCAAGCGCCATATCTGCCATGACGGTAAAATAACTCCCCAGTTGGGAATCCAGTCTCTGAATACGTTCCAGGTAAAGTTCCACCAACTCTAGCGGTGATACTTGTTTGCTGCGGATGAGCCGCGCCTGTTCTATCGCTGGGGTAAAAGCTAAATCTGTTTGATTCATGGGAACTTTGGGCGATCGCTACTTGATCTTGAACGCCTGAGCGCGTCTAGGCAATAAAATCCTAGCTTGCCAATAAACATTGTTTCACGCTAAAGACATGACCGATTATTAGCCAACAGGCGATATTTTGTGGTGGGCAAGAGCGAGCGCGCTTTCCGGAAGCCTTTAATTACTGGCATTTCAGCCGTTTTCTGGACTTACGGCTATTTATTGCTGTTGGTTTTGAAATTGATGAGGATTTTTAGTTTCGGTTATCCTATTGTTTTGGATTGTACCGCTGGTAAGCAATGCAATCAGCGCCACAATCACAAAAATCATTAAAAAAAACTCCCACCCATTGGCTTGATTAATCTGGCGCTCTTGTTGACACTTTAAACAAATGTAATGATTCTCATCCCGTGAATCTTGAATCCAAGGGCAATATAATTCTTGACATTTTTGCATAACATAACTCCCTTTTTGTGAATAGATGAATGTTGGCAGTAGGGGCTAAATTTCTACCTGGTGACTACTGGGTGCGCTTTTTCCCTGAGAGCATCCCGAATTTGCAAATTCCCACAGACTAGAATGCGGCTATACTAACCAAGTCCTCCTGCGCGGACTTAATTCAAATTCAGCCTGCGAAGGCAGGCTTTGTTTGTGTAGCCGCGATTTCCAATCGCCAGGTATTTGTTTTTGCTCTTGACTTGTTAAGAGCGACGGTATTAGAAAAAATGGAAGTTTTAGGATGAAGCCTGTATATACAGGCTTCGCTAGTAGTTATTCAATTAAACCAGGGCTGTGAAAATGCAGGGATACGACTTTAGAGCTGCTTTTGTTGATAATAGAGTGGTACTCGTAACGCTCGGTACAAACGATATCTCCTGCTGATACCTCAACTTCGCGGTCTAGCTTTAGTTCTTGGTCTTCGGTCATTTTAAAAAATTGCGATGTCAGAGTTCCTTGGAGGACGAGCGCGACTTCTAGGGATTGACCGTGACGATGAATTATCGAGCGCTGCTGGGGTAAGGAAGCAACAACTAGAATAGAGATAAACTCATTACCTAGAAGATTTTTCAAGCCAACTCGATCTGGTTTGAACAAGGTATTTTTCTTAACAAGGTTGAGTAAGCTATCGCTCCGATCTAGCTTTTCTACGAGAGTTTTTAGCTGTTGAGCGGTCATCAAATGCAGTGGAATATCTGCTACTTGCAATAAAAATTGAATTAATAAATCTTTAGATTGCGAATCATTTTCATGATTGACAATTGAGTTGCGGGAAGTGAAAATTTGTAGGCTCACAGTTTCAATTACTCCAATGGTAAAGGGTAAGGGCAACACTACTTTATCTGCTTGAATATCAACTAATAAATAAGCTGGTAGTTGTTATTTACAACTGTAATCAAATATTTGATAGCTTGGGTAGACAAATATAGATTTAAATAGAATGGTGACACCAAGTAGATTTAAGTAGACCGACGTAGAATTACGTGAATTTATCATTGCCGACTCTCAAGCTTAAACATAAAATGGGGATAATCTTTCACTAGAGAGCTAGGCAA
It encodes:
- a CDS encoding cupin domain-containing protein is translated as MSLQIFTSRNSIVNHENDSQSKDLLIQFLLQVADIPLHLMTAQQLKTLVEKLDRSDSLLNLVKKNTLFKPDRVGLKNLLGNEFISILVVASLPQQRSIIHRHGQSLEVALVLQGTLTSQFFKMTEDQELKLDREVEVSAGDIVCTERYEYHSIINKSSSKVVSLHFHSPGLIE
- a CDS encoding amidase — its product is MNQTDLAFTPAIEQARLIRSKQVSPLELVELYLERIQRLDSQLGSYFTVMADMALADAKAKTEALAGNTEEFPPFFGVPISIKDLNPVAGVRCTYGTAALMDKIAAYDDAVVTRIKLAGFTILGKTATAELGSFPYTEPPAFPPARNPWNLDYTPGGSSGGAAAATAAGLCALAQGSDGGGSVRGPAACCGLVGIKPSRGRVSYAPVGDHLNGIATNGCLARNVADAAALLDVMSGYVAGDPYWLPDPETTFLAATAQKLGSLRIAFSTAIPPIGEADSTSGQAVQKTVQLLEEMGHTVEPGCPDFTDLIKPFSKVWQAGVAATGIPGDYLEPMNRWMLEQSGSAGEYLQAVAQMQIMARRIVAFFDNYDVLVVPTYMHQPIRVGEWAHLNPEEKLQKIIQWIAPCPPFNATGQPAISLPTGFDANGLPIGVQLVGRPADETTLIALAAQLEAAKLWSDRRPDFAAQ